A genomic window from Gallus gallus isolate bGalGal1 chromosome 33, bGalGal1.mat.broiler.GRCg7b, whole genome shotgun sequence includes:
- the LOC112530882 gene encoding olfactory receptor 14C36-like, which translates to MMSYDRYVAICKPLHYGTLLGSRACATMAAAAWGTGLLYSLLHTANTFSLPLCQGNFLDQFLCEIPQILKLTCSDAYLKEAGLIVISVLVIFGCFVFIVVSYVQIFRAVLRMPSEQGRHKAFSMCLPHLAVLSLLISSASFAYLKPPSISTPFLNLVVSFLYSVVPP; encoded by the coding sequence AtgatgtcctatgaccgctacgttgccatctgcaaacccctgcactacgggaccctgctgggcagcagagcttgtgccaccatggcagcagctgcctggggcactgggcttctctattccctgctgcacactgccaatacattctCACTGCCTCTCTGCCAAGGCAATTTTTTGGATCAGTTCTTATGTGAAATCCCTCAGATCCTCAAGCTCACCTGCTCAGATGCCTACCTCAAGGAAGCTGGGCTTATTGTGATTAGTGTCCTTGTAAtatttgggtgttttgttttcattgttgtatcctatgtgcagatcttcagggccgtgctgaggatgccctctgagcagggacggcacaaagccttctccatgtgcctccctcacctggctgtgctctCCCTTCTTATCAGCTCTGCCTCTTTTGCCTACTTGAAACCCCCCTCCATCTCCACCCCATTCCTGAACCtggtggtgtcatttctgtactcagtggtgcctcca
- the LOC121108005 gene encoding olfactory receptor 14C36-like, translating to MPNSSSISEFLLLALADTRQLQLLHFWLLLGIYLAALLGNGLISTAVACDHRLHTPMYFFLLNLALLDLGCISTTLPKAMANALWHTRAISYAGCAAQTFLFVFFISAEYFLLTVMSYDRYVAICKPLHYGTLLGSRACATMAAAAWGNGLLYSLLHTANTFSLPLCQGNAVDQFFCEIPHILKLSCSDAYLREIWLLGVSASLVSACFVFIVVSYVQIFRAVLRMPSEQGRHKAFSTCLPHLAVVSLFVSTGMVAYLKPPSVSSPSLDLLVSFLYSVVPPALNPLIYSLRNKELVSSVRKVISRMFLYCDKSALCFQNY from the coding sequence atgcccaacagcagctccatcagcgagttcctcctcctggcgttggcagacacgcggcagctgcagctcctgcacttctggctcttgctgggcatctacctggctgccctcctgggcaacggcctcatcagcacagccgtagcctgcgaccaccgcctgcacacccccatgtacttcttcctcctcaacctcgccctcctcgacctgggctgcatctccaccactctccccaaagccatggccaatgccctctggcacaccagggccatctcctacgcaggatgtgctgcacagacatttctgtttgtcttcttcATCTCGGCAGAATATTTCCTTCTCACTgtgatgtcctatgaccgctacgttgccatctgcaagcccctgcactacgggaccctgctgggcagcagagcttgtgccaccatggcagcagctgcctggggcaatgggcttctctattccctgctgcacactgccaatacattttccctgcctctgtgccaaggcaatgctgtagatcagttcttctgtgaaatcccccatatcctcaagctctcctgctcagatgccTACCTCAGAGAAATTTGGCTTCTTGGGGTCAGTGCTTCTTTAGTATCTgcgtgttttgttttcattgttgtgtcctatgtgcagatcttcagggccgtgctgaggatgccttctgagcagggacggcataaagccttctccacgtgcctccctcatctggccgtggtctccctgTTTGTCAGCACTGGTATGGTTGCCTATTTGAAGCCCCCCTCTGTCTCCTCCCCCTCTCTGGATCTgttggtttcatttctgtactctgtggtgcctccagcactgaaccccctcatctacagccTGAGAAACAAGGAGCTCGTGAGTTCAGTTAGGAAAGTCATTTCACGAATGTTTCTGTACTGTGATAAGTCGGCTCTCTGCTTCCAGAATTATTAG